A stretch of the Acanthopagrus latus isolate v.2019 chromosome 9, fAcaLat1.1, whole genome shotgun sequence genome encodes the following:
- the trappc10 gene encoding trafficking protein particle complex subunit 10 isoform X2, which translates to MIHLEANFVQFKEELLPKEGNKALLTFPFLHIYWTDCCDTEVYKGSVKEDMMRWQNSLRAHGSADWVIIVVETNDNKKKNKTNILPRSSIVDKIRSDFCNKQNDRCVVLSDPLKDSSRSQESWNSLLLKLRTLLLMSFTKNLGRFEDDMRTLREKRTQPGWSFCEYFMVQEELAFVFEMLQQFEDALVQYDELDALFTQYVLNFGAGDTANWLGSFCAPVRSWNGLLLRRPIDMEKRDGIQRGEASLLDLRSYLFSRQCTLLIFLQRPWEVTQRALELLHNCVQELRLLEVTVLEGALDCWVFLSCLEVLHRIEGCCDQAQLAANCSHTVGLWAYATDKLKSLGEHCGLVSEKGPTSEDLNRTVDLLAGLGDERPETVNSLQSPYKKLKEALSSVEAFERHYLELSHAAMEMYRAIGRLRSARLVGKSLAEFYMRKGDPGRAETFLQEALKSYVSEGWSLPVTHTRRQIAECQKLLGRTDDYLQTSALLAGDVNLTMEERKHFCQEILTFANKSGDPSHRVTLGMGVFTQLTRLQFCPATASVHSGAVLQVELTLRCLMPVSVRIQQLTASIHFDLERGGTNGRSKVAQRQTNPGTVEFLQADPSEAPPFSAAGPPLELDEIQDRSPSDNSLNSAGVVCKNTHLVMRRHDSNSPLDTVNCVSPPAVAIKEGGQMLKVQDVTLQPGNNNIIFTAPSGQPGTYTLRQLYATVGRVQFVLPHIYPSVQYEVYSQEPQLTVEPSSEPLLAGLPQRVKFTLLTGHYAVKKGDALQLSNTDTMPILPSTSCTACISNPTAELVGESVLSIQSSEKVTSISLPPTPPYHTLEFQLEVLCVIPSGTDRPTNERLTNGEVRHRPRSYSHPDTPMTAIDQRMSIDCPWSIYSTLLALTFYIPFKTKHSLLSAGNRKYIQVCVQNVSDVNFTLAQVKLTEKQHALLELQSLNTKMQQLLCSKHSVFCLWEVRWKDDLPSCLQCVFSADFSPFNQDISSFKPFYYQFQLERVTTLYSVRAEILPPAGEQYCRSGLLCGLEVCMTRLTEPAEGEIAEDSKTDTDSLKTTKLMYEVADSSSNWAVCGKSSGMVSIPMAARATHKVQIEVMPLFAGYLPFPKIKVLKYLPHTAAVAIQPDPDSCVENDSLSLLDKTLDDQADTASIRSRGSVHSVGSGDQQQKGVAMPRLEPFSPGQVFNHSSTQQVLVLPATDDHIMEVNAT; encoded by the exons GATACAGAGGTGTATAAAGGCTCAGTGAAGGAGGACATGATGCGATGGCAGAACAGCTTGCGGGCTCACGGCTCAGCAGACTGGGTCATCATCGTCGTGGAGACCAACGacaataagaagaagaacaagacaAACATCCTGCCTCGGTCATCCATTGTGGACAAAATCCGGAGTGACTTTTGCAACAAACAGAATGACAG GTGTGTGGTGCTGTCAGACCCTCTGAAGGATTCGTCTCGGTCTCAGGAATCCTGGAATTCATTGCTGCTCAAGCTGCGAACTCTCCTTCTCATGTCCTTCACCAAGAACCTGGGCCGCTTTGAAGACGACATGCGTACGCTCAGAGAGAAACGCACTCAGCCTGGCTGGAGCTTCTGTGAATACTTCATGGTCCAG gaggagctggcatTTGTTTTTGAGATGCTGCAACAGTTCGAAGATGCCTTGGTCCAGTATGATGAACTAGATGCTCTTTTTACCCAATACGTCCTTAACTTTGGAGCTGGAG ATACAGCTAACTGGCTAGGCTCATTCTGCGCCCCAGTGCGCAGCTGGAATGGCTTGCTGCTTCGGCGGCCTATAGACATGGAGAAGAGGGATGGGATCCAGCGTGGGGAGGCCAGCCTATTAGATCTGAGAAGCTACTTGTTCTCCCGCCAGTGCACCTTACTCATCTTCCTCCAAAGGCCCTGGGAGGTCACCCAGAGAgccctggagctgctgcacaacTGTGTCCAGGAGCTACGGCTGCTGGAG gTGACTGTTCTGGAAGGGGCGCTTGACTGCTGGGTGTTTCTCAGCTGCTTGGAGGTTCTGCACAGGATTGAGGGCTGCTGTGATCAGGCCCAGCTAGCTGCAAACTGCTCCCACACTGTCGGCCTGTGGGCTTATGCCACAGACAAG CTGAAATCTCTTGGGGAACACTGCGGCCTGGTGTCAGAGAAGGGACCCACATCTGAGGACCTTAACAGGACTGTGGATCTGCTGGCTGGACTGGGGGATGAGAGGCCTGAGACTG tcaACAGTTTACAGAGCCCTTACAAAAAGCTGAAAGAAGCCTTGTCGTCTGTGGAAGCTTTTGAAAGACACTATCTC GAACTCTCTCATGCTGCTATGGAGATGTACAGGGCCATCGGTCGGCTGAGGTCTGCCAGACTGGTGGGAAAAAGCCTGGCTGAATTCTACAT gaGAAAGGGGGACCCTGGGCGGGCAGAAACCTTCTTACAGGAAGCTCTGAAGTCATATGTGTCAGAAGGATGGAGCCTCCCTGTCACTCACACCAGGAGACAGATTGCTGAGTGTCAGAAACTGCTGGGCAGAACTGATGA CTACTTGCAGACCAGTGCCTTGTTGGCTGGTGATGTGAACCTGacgatggaggagaggaagcactTTTGTCAAGAAATTCTGACCTTTGCCAACAAGTCTGGAGACCCAT ctcacAGAGTGACTCTCGGTATGGGTGTTTTCACGCAGCTCACGCGGCTACAGTTCTGTCCGGCCACAGCCTCAGTGCACTCTGGAGCTGTCCTGCAGGTAGAACTCACTCTACGATGTTTGATGCCTGTGTCAGTGCGCATACAGCAACTAACTGCCAGCATTCACTTTGACCTGGAGCGTGGAGGGACTAATGGAAGGTCTAAGGtagctcagagacaaacaaacccAGGGACAGTAGAGTTTCTCCAGGCTGATCCCTCAGAAGCCCCCCCATTCTCAGCTGCTGGTCCTCCTTTAGAGCTGGATGAGATTCAGGACAGGAGTCCTTCAGACAATTCTCTCAATTCTGCTGGAGTGGTGTGTAAAAACACTCATCTGGTCATGCGCCGCCATGACAGCAACTCACCACTGGATACAGTCAACTGTGTCAGCCCTCCTGCTGTTGCCATAAAGGAAGGAGGACAGATGCTGAAAGTGCAGGATGTAACATTACAGCCTGGGAATAACAACATCATATTCACAGCTCCT AGTGGACAACCAGGTACTTACACATTGCGTCAGTTGTATGCAACAGTGGGTCGGGTGCAGTTTGTGCTGCCTCATATCTACCCATCAGTCCAGTATGAAGTCTATTCTCAGGAGCCACAGCTCACCGTGGAGCCTTCCTCAG agCCACTTTTAGCCGGTCTCCCTCAGAGGGTGAAGTTCACTCTGTTGACAGGACACTACGCTGTGAAGAAAGGAGAcgctctgcagctcagcaacaCAGACACCATGCCCATCTTGCCCTCCACCAGCTGCACCGCCTGCATTAGCAACCCTACTGCTG AATTGGTGGGTGAAAGCGTCTTGTCAATCCAGTCTTCTGAGAAGGTGACCAGCATCAGCctgccccccacccctcctTACCACACTCTGGAGTTCCAGCTGGAGGTTCTGTGTGTCATCCCATCTGGGACAGACCGGCCAACCAATGAGAGGCTGACTAACGGGGAGGTCCGCCACCGACCACGCAGCTACAGTCACCCTGACACACCCATGACTGCCATCGACCAGAGG ATGTCTATTGACTGTCCTTGGTCGATCTACTCCACGCTGCTTGCTCTGACTTTCTACATCCCCTTCAAGACCAAACACTCACTGCTTTCTGCTGGTAACAG GAAGTAcatccaggtgtgtgtgcaaaatGTGTCGGATGTAAACTTCACACTGGCACAAGTGAAGCTGACAGAGAAGCAGCACGCATTACTGGAGCTGCAATCCCTCAACACTAAAATGCAACAG CTTTTGTGCAGTAAGCACAGTGTGTTCTGCCTGTGGGAGGTGAGGTGGAAAGACGACCTGCCCTCCTGtctccagtgtgttttttctgctgaCTTTTCTCCGTTCAACCAAGACATCTCTTCCTTCAAACCCTTCTACTACCAGTTCCAGCTCGAGAGAGTCACT ACATTGTACAGTGTGCGAGCTGAGATCTTGCCTCCTGCTGGTGAGCAGTACTGCCGCTCTGGTTTGCTATGCGGGCTGGAGGTGTGTATGACACGACTGACTGAACCTGCAGAGGGGGAGATCGCAGAGGACAGCAAGACTGACACTGATAGcctcaaaaccacaaaactcATGTATGAAG tggctgacagcagcagtaactGGGCGGTGTGCGGAAAGAGTTCAGGGATGGTGTCAATCCCTATGGCAGCCAGAGCCACCCACAAGGTGCAGATTGAGGTGATGCCTCTGTTTGCAGGATACCTGCCCTTCCCCAAGATTAAAGTGTTGAAGTATTTgcctcacactgcagcagttgCCATCCAACCAGATCCTG ACAGCTGTGTGGAGAATGACAGTCTATCCTTGCTTGACAAGACACTGGATGACCAGGCAGACACAGCGAGCATCCGAAGCCGGGGCAGCGTGCACTCTGTGGGCAGTGGTGACCAGCAGCAGAAAGGCGTGGCTATGCCACGTCTGGAGCCCTTCAGCCCAGGACAGGTGTTCAACCACAGCAGCACCCAGCAGGTCCTGGTGCTGCCCGCCACAGACGACCACATCATGGAGGTCAACGCCACATGA
- the trappc10 gene encoding trafficking protein particle complex subunit 10 isoform X1, producing the protein MECQEEKPIIYTMENKPIVTCAGDQSLFTSLYTSLAQQLPREPMEWRRTYGRAPKMIHLEANFVQFKEELLPKEGNKALLTFPFLHIYWTDCCDTEVYKGSVKEDMMRWQNSLRAHGSADWVIIVVETNDNKKKNKTNILPRSSIVDKIRSDFCNKQNDRCVVLSDPLKDSSRSQESWNSLLLKLRTLLLMSFTKNLGRFEDDMRTLREKRTQPGWSFCEYFMVQEELAFVFEMLQQFEDALVQYDELDALFTQYVLNFGAGDTANWLGSFCAPVRSWNGLLLRRPIDMEKRDGIQRGEASLLDLRSYLFSRQCTLLIFLQRPWEVTQRALELLHNCVQELRLLEVTVLEGALDCWVFLSCLEVLHRIEGCCDQAQLAANCSHTVGLWAYATDKLKSLGEHCGLVSEKGPTSEDLNRTVDLLAGLGDERPETVNSLQSPYKKLKEALSSVEAFERHYLELSHAAMEMYRAIGRLRSARLVGKSLAEFYMRKGDPGRAETFLQEALKSYVSEGWSLPVTHTRRQIAECQKLLGRTDDYLQTSALLAGDVNLTMEERKHFCQEILTFANKSGDPSHRVTLGMGVFTQLTRLQFCPATASVHSGAVLQVELTLRCLMPVSVRIQQLTASIHFDLERGGTNGRSKVAQRQTNPGTVEFLQADPSEAPPFSAAGPPLELDEIQDRSPSDNSLNSAGVVCKNTHLVMRRHDSNSPLDTVNCVSPPAVAIKEGGQMLKVQDVTLQPGNNNIIFTAPSGQPGTYTLRQLYATVGRVQFVLPHIYPSVQYEVYSQEPQLTVEPSSEPLLAGLPQRVKFTLLTGHYAVKKGDALQLSNTDTMPILPSTSCTACISNPTAELVGESVLSIQSSEKVTSISLPPTPPYHTLEFQLEVLCVIPSGTDRPTNERLTNGEVRHRPRSYSHPDTPMTAIDQRMSIDCPWSIYSTLLALTFYIPFKTKHSLLSAGNRKYIQVCVQNVSDVNFTLAQVKLTEKQHALLELQSLNTKMQQLLCSKHSVFCLWEVRWKDDLPSCLQCVFSADFSPFNQDISSFKPFYYQFQLERVTTLYSVRAEILPPAGEQYCRSGLLCGLEVCMTRLTEPAEGEIAEDSKTDTDSLKTTKLMYEVADSSSNWAVCGKSSGMVSIPMAARATHKVQIEVMPLFAGYLPFPKIKVLKYLPHTAAVAIQPDPDSCVENDSLSLLDKTLDDQADTASIRSRGSVHSVGSGDQQQKGVAMPRLEPFSPGQVFNHSSTQQVLVLPATDDHIMEVNAT; encoded by the exons GATACAGAGGTGTATAAAGGCTCAGTGAAGGAGGACATGATGCGATGGCAGAACAGCTTGCGGGCTCACGGCTCAGCAGACTGGGTCATCATCGTCGTGGAGACCAACGacaataagaagaagaacaagacaAACATCCTGCCTCGGTCATCCATTGTGGACAAAATCCGGAGTGACTTTTGCAACAAACAGAATGACAG GTGTGTGGTGCTGTCAGACCCTCTGAAGGATTCGTCTCGGTCTCAGGAATCCTGGAATTCATTGCTGCTCAAGCTGCGAACTCTCCTTCTCATGTCCTTCACCAAGAACCTGGGCCGCTTTGAAGACGACATGCGTACGCTCAGAGAGAAACGCACTCAGCCTGGCTGGAGCTTCTGTGAATACTTCATGGTCCAG gaggagctggcatTTGTTTTTGAGATGCTGCAACAGTTCGAAGATGCCTTGGTCCAGTATGATGAACTAGATGCTCTTTTTACCCAATACGTCCTTAACTTTGGAGCTGGAG ATACAGCTAACTGGCTAGGCTCATTCTGCGCCCCAGTGCGCAGCTGGAATGGCTTGCTGCTTCGGCGGCCTATAGACATGGAGAAGAGGGATGGGATCCAGCGTGGGGAGGCCAGCCTATTAGATCTGAGAAGCTACTTGTTCTCCCGCCAGTGCACCTTACTCATCTTCCTCCAAAGGCCCTGGGAGGTCACCCAGAGAgccctggagctgctgcacaacTGTGTCCAGGAGCTACGGCTGCTGGAG gTGACTGTTCTGGAAGGGGCGCTTGACTGCTGGGTGTTTCTCAGCTGCTTGGAGGTTCTGCACAGGATTGAGGGCTGCTGTGATCAGGCCCAGCTAGCTGCAAACTGCTCCCACACTGTCGGCCTGTGGGCTTATGCCACAGACAAG CTGAAATCTCTTGGGGAACACTGCGGCCTGGTGTCAGAGAAGGGACCCACATCTGAGGACCTTAACAGGACTGTGGATCTGCTGGCTGGACTGGGGGATGAGAGGCCTGAGACTG tcaACAGTTTACAGAGCCCTTACAAAAAGCTGAAAGAAGCCTTGTCGTCTGTGGAAGCTTTTGAAAGACACTATCTC GAACTCTCTCATGCTGCTATGGAGATGTACAGGGCCATCGGTCGGCTGAGGTCTGCCAGACTGGTGGGAAAAAGCCTGGCTGAATTCTACAT gaGAAAGGGGGACCCTGGGCGGGCAGAAACCTTCTTACAGGAAGCTCTGAAGTCATATGTGTCAGAAGGATGGAGCCTCCCTGTCACTCACACCAGGAGACAGATTGCTGAGTGTCAGAAACTGCTGGGCAGAACTGATGA CTACTTGCAGACCAGTGCCTTGTTGGCTGGTGATGTGAACCTGacgatggaggagaggaagcactTTTGTCAAGAAATTCTGACCTTTGCCAACAAGTCTGGAGACCCAT ctcacAGAGTGACTCTCGGTATGGGTGTTTTCACGCAGCTCACGCGGCTACAGTTCTGTCCGGCCACAGCCTCAGTGCACTCTGGAGCTGTCCTGCAGGTAGAACTCACTCTACGATGTTTGATGCCTGTGTCAGTGCGCATACAGCAACTAACTGCCAGCATTCACTTTGACCTGGAGCGTGGAGGGACTAATGGAAGGTCTAAGGtagctcagagacaaacaaacccAGGGACAGTAGAGTTTCTCCAGGCTGATCCCTCAGAAGCCCCCCCATTCTCAGCTGCTGGTCCTCCTTTAGAGCTGGATGAGATTCAGGACAGGAGTCCTTCAGACAATTCTCTCAATTCTGCTGGAGTGGTGTGTAAAAACACTCATCTGGTCATGCGCCGCCATGACAGCAACTCACCACTGGATACAGTCAACTGTGTCAGCCCTCCTGCTGTTGCCATAAAGGAAGGAGGACAGATGCTGAAAGTGCAGGATGTAACATTACAGCCTGGGAATAACAACATCATATTCACAGCTCCT AGTGGACAACCAGGTACTTACACATTGCGTCAGTTGTATGCAACAGTGGGTCGGGTGCAGTTTGTGCTGCCTCATATCTACCCATCAGTCCAGTATGAAGTCTATTCTCAGGAGCCACAGCTCACCGTGGAGCCTTCCTCAG agCCACTTTTAGCCGGTCTCCCTCAGAGGGTGAAGTTCACTCTGTTGACAGGACACTACGCTGTGAAGAAAGGAGAcgctctgcagctcagcaacaCAGACACCATGCCCATCTTGCCCTCCACCAGCTGCACCGCCTGCATTAGCAACCCTACTGCTG AATTGGTGGGTGAAAGCGTCTTGTCAATCCAGTCTTCTGAGAAGGTGACCAGCATCAGCctgccccccacccctcctTACCACACTCTGGAGTTCCAGCTGGAGGTTCTGTGTGTCATCCCATCTGGGACAGACCGGCCAACCAATGAGAGGCTGACTAACGGGGAGGTCCGCCACCGACCACGCAGCTACAGTCACCCTGACACACCCATGACTGCCATCGACCAGAGG ATGTCTATTGACTGTCCTTGGTCGATCTACTCCACGCTGCTTGCTCTGACTTTCTACATCCCCTTCAAGACCAAACACTCACTGCTTTCTGCTGGTAACAG GAAGTAcatccaggtgtgtgtgcaaaatGTGTCGGATGTAAACTTCACACTGGCACAAGTGAAGCTGACAGAGAAGCAGCACGCATTACTGGAGCTGCAATCCCTCAACACTAAAATGCAACAG CTTTTGTGCAGTAAGCACAGTGTGTTCTGCCTGTGGGAGGTGAGGTGGAAAGACGACCTGCCCTCCTGtctccagtgtgttttttctgctgaCTTTTCTCCGTTCAACCAAGACATCTCTTCCTTCAAACCCTTCTACTACCAGTTCCAGCTCGAGAGAGTCACT ACATTGTACAGTGTGCGAGCTGAGATCTTGCCTCCTGCTGGTGAGCAGTACTGCCGCTCTGGTTTGCTATGCGGGCTGGAGGTGTGTATGACACGACTGACTGAACCTGCAGAGGGGGAGATCGCAGAGGACAGCAAGACTGACACTGATAGcctcaaaaccacaaaactcATGTATGAAG tggctgacagcagcagtaactGGGCGGTGTGCGGAAAGAGTTCAGGGATGGTGTCAATCCCTATGGCAGCCAGAGCCACCCACAAGGTGCAGATTGAGGTGATGCCTCTGTTTGCAGGATACCTGCCCTTCCCCAAGATTAAAGTGTTGAAGTATTTgcctcacactgcagcagttgCCATCCAACCAGATCCTG ACAGCTGTGTGGAGAATGACAGTCTATCCTTGCTTGACAAGACACTGGATGACCAGGCAGACACAGCGAGCATCCGAAGCCGGGGCAGCGTGCACTCTGTGGGCAGTGGTGACCAGCAGCAGAAAGGCGTGGCTATGCCACGTCTGGAGCCCTTCAGCCCAGGACAGGTGTTCAACCACAGCAGCACCCAGCAGGTCCTGGTGCTGCCCGCCACAGACGACCACATCATGGAGGTCAACGCCACATGA